From one Bordetella genomosp. 9 genomic stretch:
- a CDS encoding ABC transporter permease — translation MPALALDPNNRVLVLATRLLLLAGAVFLWWLGTSREWLSPFFFGDPVGVAQRIVTWFASGSIFIHLYTTLIETLLAFAIGTILGLGCGLWLALNPFLAVVTDPFIKAFNSMPRLIFAPIFALWFGLGIWSKIALGVTLVFFVVFFNVFQGVREVSPAVLSNTRMLGASSRQLMRHVYMPSAMSWVFSSLHNAVGIAFVGSVVGEYLGSEKGVGYLILLAEGVFDINSVIAGILLLTVFALVLDTTVSLFEDHFMRWRPVAGQTVAASA, via the coding sequence ATGCCAGCGCTCGCTCTTGATCCGAACAACCGCGTCCTGGTGCTCGCCACGCGCCTGCTGCTGCTGGCGGGCGCGGTATTCCTGTGGTGGCTGGGGACCAGCCGGGAATGGCTCTCGCCCTTCTTCTTCGGCGATCCGGTGGGGGTGGCGCAACGCATCGTGACCTGGTTCGCCAGCGGCTCGATTTTCATCCACCTGTACACCACGCTGATCGAAACGCTGCTGGCCTTCGCCATCGGGACCATACTCGGCCTGGGATGCGGATTGTGGCTGGCGCTGAACCCTTTTCTGGCGGTGGTGACGGACCCGTTCATCAAGGCCTTCAATTCCATGCCCCGGCTGATCTTCGCGCCCATATTCGCGCTGTGGTTCGGCCTGGGCATCTGGTCCAAGATCGCGCTGGGGGTCACGCTGGTGTTCTTCGTGGTGTTCTTCAATGTGTTCCAGGGCGTGCGCGAAGTCAGTCCCGCGGTGCTGTCGAACACCCGCATGCTTGGCGCCAGTTCGCGGCAACTGATGCGGCACGTCTACATGCCGTCGGCGATGAGCTGGGTGTTTTCCAGCCTGCACAACGCCGTGGGTATCGCCTTCGTCGGCAGCGTCGTCGGCGAATACCTGGGATCGGAGAAAGGCGTCGGCTACCTGATCCTGCTGGCCGAAGGTGTCTTCGACATCAACTCCGTGATCGCCGGCATCCTGCTGCTGACCGTGTTCGCGCTGGTGCTGGATACCACGGTCTCGCTGTTCGAAGACCACTTCATGCGCTGGCGCCCCGTCGCCGGCCAGACCGTGGCCGCCAGCGCCTGA
- a CDS encoding SDR family NAD(P)-dependent oxidoreductase: MQTNSIALTGRVAVVTGGAQGIGLTVVRRFLESGARVAIWDVNADALAKVKQELRGAGHEVHTEHVDIADYASVEAGVAGTLRALGKLEILINNAAIVGPNTTLAEYPLDQWRKVIDIDVNGTFYCCRAVTPIMIAQKYGRIVNVASIAGKEGNPNAAAYSSAKAAVIAMTKSLGKELAAHDIAVNCVTPAVARTPGAMEQQSPEHIAYMLSRIPRGRFLELNEAAAMIAWLASEENSFTTGAVFDLSGGRATY; the protein is encoded by the coding sequence TTGCAAACGAACTCGATCGCTTTGACCGGCCGCGTGGCCGTGGTGACCGGCGGCGCGCAGGGCATAGGGTTGACGGTGGTACGCCGCTTCCTGGAGTCCGGCGCGCGCGTCGCCATCTGGGACGTCAACGCCGACGCGCTGGCCAAGGTAAAGCAGGAACTGCGCGGCGCCGGCCACGAGGTGCACACCGAGCACGTGGACATCGCCGACTACGCCAGCGTGGAAGCCGGCGTGGCCGGCACGCTGCGCGCCCTGGGCAAGCTGGAAATCCTGATCAACAACGCCGCCATCGTCGGGCCCAACACGACGCTGGCGGAGTATCCGCTGGACCAGTGGCGCAAGGTCATCGACATCGACGTCAACGGTACCTTCTATTGCTGCCGTGCCGTGACGCCCATCATGATCGCGCAGAAATACGGCCGCATCGTCAACGTGGCGTCGATCGCCGGCAAGGAAGGCAATCCGAACGCGGCGGCCTACAGCTCGGCCAAGGCCGCGGTCATCGCCATGACCAAGTCGCTGGGCAAGGAACTGGCCGCGCACGACATCGCCGTCAACTGCGTGACGCCGGCCGTGGCGCGCACGCCGGGCGCCATGGAGCAGCAGTCGCCCGAGCATATCGCCTACATGCTGAGCCGCATCCCGCGCGGGCGCTTCCTGGAGCTGAACGAAGCCGCGGCGATGATCGCCTGGCTCGCCAGCGAGGAAAACTCCTTCACCACCGGCGCGGTCTTCGACCTGTCCGGAGGCCGGGCCACCTATTGA
- a CDS encoding fumarylacetoacetate hydrolase family protein: protein MKLLRYGAKGQEKPGLLDRQGRIRDLSGHIADIGAAALLPESLDRLKKIDAESLPLVPGKPRLGPCVSGTGKFICIGLNYSDHAAETGATVPPEPIIFMKATSAITGPDDPIEIPRNSEKTDWEVELGVVIGKAAKYVPESEAMAHVAGYCLINDVSERAFQAERQGQWTKGKSADTFGPIGPWLVTPDEIADPQALAMWLEVNGHRYQNGSTATMVYGVRYLVSYLSQFMSLQPGDIISTGTPPGVGLGQNPQVYLKAGDVVTLGIEGLGTQRQDVIQG, encoded by the coding sequence ATGAAGTTGCTACGCTACGGCGCCAAGGGACAGGAAAAGCCGGGCCTGCTGGATCGGCAGGGCCGCATACGCGATCTGTCCGGGCACATCGCCGACATCGGCGCCGCCGCGCTGTTGCCCGAATCCCTGGATCGTTTGAAGAAGATCGACGCCGAGTCCCTGCCCCTGGTGCCGGGCAAGCCGCGGCTCGGGCCCTGCGTCAGCGGCACGGGCAAGTTCATCTGCATCGGCCTGAACTACTCCGACCACGCGGCCGAGACCGGCGCCACGGTGCCGCCCGAGCCCATCATTTTCATGAAGGCGACCAGCGCCATCACCGGGCCCGACGATCCCATCGAGATTCCCCGCAACTCGGAAAAGACCGATTGGGAAGTGGAGCTGGGCGTGGTCATCGGCAAGGCGGCCAAATACGTGCCGGAAAGCGAGGCCATGGCGCACGTGGCCGGGTATTGCCTGATCAACGACGTATCGGAACGCGCCTTCCAGGCCGAACGCCAGGGGCAATGGACCAAGGGCAAGTCGGCCGACACCTTCGGCCCCATCGGTCCCTGGCTGGTCACGCCCGACGAAATCGCCGATCCGCAGGCGTTGGCGATGTGGCTCGAAGTGAACGGCCATCGCTACCAGAACGGCAGCACGGCGACCATGGTCTACGGGGTGCGCTATCTGGTGTCCTACCTTTCGCAGTTCATGTCGCTGCAGCCGGGCGACATCATCTCCACCGGTACGCCGCCGGGCGTCGGCCTGGGCCAGAACCCGCAGGTGTACCTGAAGGCCGGGGATGTCGTGACGCTGGGGATCGAAGGGTTGGGCACGCAGCGGCAGGACGTGATTCAAGGATAG
- a CDS encoding ABC transporter substrate-binding protein: MMRYAAAAVSLALLAGTSLAAQAQNAPEKTRLHLAAAGVGFPYLPFVIASSRGYFKQAGLDVDIGVYSGGAKALQALMGGSADFVAGAYSNTITMAVKGQKLVSFAIQANCPGFVFGVTKASRDKIKSYADLKGKRIGVSSPGSSFHMGVNYLLSRAGVKPEEVSIIGVGSSSGAVAAARGGQVDAMMSNDPVATILQDSGDLFPLAAMRSPEATQKTLGGNYPEAAVYATKDFVDKYPNTVQAITTAIVRAERWLAQATPEQVAAAVPPEYALADKEVFAQAYTNMRACLSHDGVMTDEAARTVRNVLAAFDPAIAAAKIDLGATYTNRFVQQVPKQ, translated from the coding sequence ATGATGCGCTACGCCGCGGCCGCGGTTTCGCTTGCCTTGCTGGCCGGTACGTCACTGGCTGCCCAGGCCCAGAACGCGCCGGAGAAAACCAGGCTGCACCTGGCCGCGGCCGGCGTGGGCTTTCCCTATCTGCCTTTCGTCATCGCCAGCAGTCGGGGCTACTTCAAACAGGCGGGGCTCGATGTCGATATCGGCGTGTACAGCGGCGGCGCCAAGGCGCTGCAGGCGCTGATGGGCGGCAGCGCGGACTTCGTCGCGGGGGCGTACTCGAACACCATCACGATGGCCGTCAAGGGCCAGAAGCTGGTGTCCTTCGCCATCCAGGCGAATTGCCCGGGCTTCGTTTTCGGCGTCACCAAGGCCAGCCGCGACAAGATCAAGTCGTATGCCGACCTGAAGGGCAAGCGCATCGGCGTCAGCTCGCCGGGATCCAGCTTTCACATGGGCGTGAACTACCTGCTGAGCCGCGCGGGTGTGAAGCCTGAAGAGGTCTCCATCATCGGCGTCGGCTCGTCTTCCGGCGCGGTGGCCGCGGCCCGCGGCGGACAGGTGGACGCCATGATGTCCAACGACCCGGTCGCCACCATCCTGCAGGACAGCGGCGACCTGTTCCCCCTGGCGGCGATGCGCAGCCCGGAGGCCACGCAAAAGACCCTGGGCGGCAACTATCCGGAAGCCGCGGTCTACGCGACCAAGGACTTCGTCGACAAGTATCCCAACACGGTGCAAGCCATCACCACCGCCATCGTGCGCGCCGAACGATGGCTGGCGCAGGCCACGCCCGAACAGGTGGCCGCCGCCGTGCCGCCGGAATATGCCCTGGCGGACAAGGAGGTCTTCGCGCAGGCTTACACCAATATGCGCGCCTGCCTGTCGCATGACGGAGTCATGACCGACGAAGCCGCGCGCACGGTGCGCAATGTATTGGCCGCCTTCGATCCCGCCATCGCGGCAGCCAAAATCGATCTCGGCGCGACCTACACCAATCGTTTCGTGCAGCAGGTGCCCAAGCAATGA
- a CDS encoding SMP-30/gluconolactonase/LRE family protein, which yields MSPATDDFTVMASGLMFPEGPVARDDGSVVLVEIQRETISRVTPDGNVEVLIETGGGPNGLAAGPDGAYYIANNGGFLFQTIAGYNRTRAGVHPGYTSGRIERYDPNTGELRTLYDRCGDAPLCGPNDLVFDSQGGFYFTDFGKNRKRDRDHAGLYYALADGSMIVEVAYPLTTANGVGLSPDEQVVYVSETETGRVWAFDLDGPGRPRRHSYPSPNGGRLLCALPGYQRLDSMAVDAHGNICVGTLVTGCITVIAPSGEILRQVMLPDPMVTNICFGGPDHRTAYITLSGTGQLISMAWPDPGLRLPYG from the coding sequence ATGAGCCCGGCGACCGACGACTTCACGGTGATGGCGAGCGGGCTGATGTTTCCCGAAGGCCCGGTGGCACGCGACGACGGTTCCGTGGTGCTGGTGGAAATCCAGCGCGAAACGATCAGCCGCGTCACACCCGACGGCAATGTCGAAGTGCTGATCGAGACGGGCGGCGGCCCCAACGGCTTGGCCGCGGGCCCGGACGGAGCCTACTACATCGCCAACAACGGCGGCTTCCTGTTCCAGACCATCGCCGGCTACAACCGCACGCGGGCGGGCGTGCATCCCGGCTATACCAGCGGTCGCATCGAACGCTACGACCCGAATACGGGCGAGTTGCGCACGCTGTACGACCGCTGCGGCGATGCGCCGTTGTGCGGACCGAACGACCTGGTGTTCGACAGCCAGGGCGGCTTCTATTTCACCGACTTCGGCAAGAACCGCAAGCGCGACCGCGACCATGCCGGCCTTTACTACGCACTGGCCGACGGCTCGATGATCGTCGAAGTCGCGTATCCGCTGACCACCGCCAACGGCGTCGGCCTGTCGCCGGACGAACAGGTGGTGTACGTATCGGAGACCGAGACCGGGCGCGTCTGGGCATTCGACCTGGACGGACCGGGCCGGCCGCGCAGGCATTCCTACCCTTCTCCCAACGGCGGGCGCCTGCTGTGCGCCCTGCCCGGCTATCAGCGCCTGGACAGCATGGCCGTGGACGCCCATGGCAACATCTGCGTGGGTACGCTGGTGACCGGCTGCATCACGGTGATCGCGCCGTCCGGCGAGATCCTGCGCCAGGTCATGCTGCCGGATCCCATGGTGACCAATATCTGCTTCGGCGGGCCGGATCACCGGACGGCCTACATTACCTTGTCGGGCACGGGCCAGTTGATCAGCATGGCGTGGCCCGACCCCGGGCTGCGCCTGCCTTACGGCTAG
- a CDS encoding LysR family transcriptional regulator, protein MRFDLLSLKLFVAVCEHLNISRAAEAENIAPSAVSKRISQMEDMLKTPLFLRSNKGLELTPAAHSLLNHARVILRDLSQMESELFDHAEGLRGQIRLHASLSTIVQYLANDIRDFLALHPALRIDLQESLSPEVVRAVAENAADIGIFGGNALVPGLRVYPYHSDRLVVIMTADHVLAKARKLTFRQVAEHELVGPQPGSYLNSLVLRAAADLDFPLRFRIRVNGFEPARSMVEARLGIALVSEHHAARYVSSGPLVAVPLDEDWAMRHWKICVRDAETLPAPVQSLIKHLSEHSERPRS, encoded by the coding sequence ATGCGTTTCGACCTGTTGTCGCTCAAGCTGTTCGTGGCGGTCTGCGAACACCTGAACATCTCGCGCGCCGCGGAGGCCGAAAACATTGCGCCGTCCGCGGTCAGCAAGCGCATCTCGCAGATGGAGGACATGCTCAAGACGCCGCTGTTTCTCCGCAGCAACAAAGGGTTGGAGCTGACGCCGGCCGCGCATTCGCTGCTGAACCATGCGCGCGTGATCCTGCGCGATCTGTCGCAGATGGAAAGCGAGCTGTTCGATCACGCCGAAGGCCTGCGCGGGCAGATACGCCTGCACGCCAGCCTCTCGACCATCGTGCAGTACCTGGCGAACGACATCCGCGACTTCCTGGCGCTGCATCCCGCGCTGCGCATCGACCTGCAGGAAAGCCTGAGTCCGGAAGTCGTCCGGGCCGTGGCGGAGAACGCTGCCGATATCGGTATCTTCGGCGGCAACGCCCTGGTGCCCGGCCTGCGCGTCTACCCGTATCACAGCGACCGGCTCGTCGTCATCATGACGGCCGACCATGTGCTGGCCAAGGCACGCAAGCTGACCTTCCGTCAGGTCGCCGAGCATGAGCTGGTCGGGCCGCAACCCGGCAGCTATCTGAACTCGCTGGTCCTGCGGGCCGCGGCGGACCTGGATTTCCCCTTGCGCTTCCGCATCCGCGTGAACGGTTTCGAGCCTGCCCGCAGCATGGTGGAAGCGCGGCTGGGCATCGCCCTGGTATCCGAGCACCATGCCGCCCGCTATGTATCGTCCGGCCCGCTGGTCGCCGTGCCGCTGGACGAGGATTGGGCCATGCGCCACTGGAAGATCTGCGTGCGCGACGCGGAAACGCTGCCGGCGCCCGTGCAGTCGCTGATCAAGCATCTGAGCGAACACAGCGAAAGACCGCGCTCTTAG
- a CDS encoding MFS transporter, giving the protein MTAQPAVPHRLGLVLVALAVGSFAIGTTEFATMSLLPYFAASLGIDAPTAGHVISAYALGVVVGAPVLAVLGARLPRRTLLILLMGLFAIGNGLSAVAPNYHAMLAARFLSGLPHGAYFGIASLLASSLVPANRRTVAVGRVFLGLTFATIVGVPLANWLGQAVGWRWSFALVSLLAVATMTSVRLFAPHTPADPTASPLRELTALRRGQVWLTLGIGAIGFGGLFAVYTYLADTLTAVTHVSPAMAPLVMSVFGVGLTVGNMVVPLYADRAIMRTAGLLLVWTAVVLALFPLMAGNLWLVMLSVFLIGLGGALATVLQTRLMDVAEHAQGLAAALNHSAFNTANALGPFLGGLAIAAGYGWTSTGWVGSLLAIGAMPLWLWSVTLQRRRAAAISSLPARQT; this is encoded by the coding sequence ATGACCGCTCAGCCCGCCGTGCCGCATCGGCTAGGCCTTGTTCTCGTCGCGCTCGCCGTTGGCAGTTTCGCCATCGGCACCACCGAATTCGCCACCATGAGCCTGCTGCCGTATTTCGCGGCCAGCCTGGGTATCGATGCGCCGACCGCCGGCCATGTGATCAGTGCCTACGCGTTGGGCGTCGTGGTGGGCGCGCCGGTGCTGGCGGTGCTGGGCGCGAGGTTGCCCAGGCGGACGCTGCTGATCCTGTTGATGGGGTTGTTCGCCATCGGCAATGGCTTGAGCGCCGTGGCGCCCAACTATCACGCGATGCTCGCGGCACGTTTCCTGAGCGGTCTGCCGCACGGCGCCTACTTCGGCATCGCGTCGCTGCTGGCCAGCTCGCTGGTGCCGGCCAACCGCCGCACCGTCGCGGTGGGGCGGGTGTTCCTTGGCCTGACCTTCGCCACCATCGTCGGCGTGCCGCTGGCCAATTGGCTGGGGCAGGCGGTGGGCTGGCGCTGGAGCTTCGCGCTGGTCTCGTTGCTGGCGGTGGCGACCATGACCAGCGTGCGCCTGTTCGCGCCGCACACGCCGGCCGATCCCACGGCCAGTCCGCTGCGTGAGCTGACGGCCCTGCGTCGCGGCCAGGTGTGGCTGACGCTGGGGATAGGCGCCATCGGTTTCGGCGGCCTGTTCGCCGTTTATACCTACTTGGCGGACACGCTGACCGCCGTCACCCACGTGTCGCCGGCCATGGCGCCCCTGGTGATGAGCGTGTTCGGCGTTGGACTGACTGTCGGCAATATGGTGGTGCCGCTCTATGCGGACCGGGCCATCATGCGCACCGCGGGTCTGCTGCTGGTGTGGACCGCCGTGGTGCTGGCGCTGTTTCCCTTGATGGCCGGCAATCTCTGGCTGGTGATGTTGAGCGTCTTCCTGATCGGCCTGGGCGGGGCGCTGGCGACGGTCCTGCAGACCCGGCTGATGGACGTGGCGGAACACGCACAGGGACTGGCCGCCGCGCTGAATCATTCCGCCTTCAACACAGCCAATGCGCTGGGACCTTTCCTGGGTGGACTGGCGATCGCGGCGGGGTATGGGTGGACCTCCACCGGCTGGGTGGGCAGCCTGCTGGCGATAGGCGCCATGCCGCTGTGGCTGTGGTCCGTGACGTTGCAGCGCCGCCGCGCCGCGGCTATTTCGAGCCTGCCGGCCCGGCAGACTTAG
- a CDS encoding DUF2846 domain-containing protein has protein sequence MKRMLKLTAVLGAVALMAGCAATGAKYAEMSSAIPRIPSGEGRVYFLRSSSFVGAGVQPEIRLNGQVVGKSQPGGFFYVDRPQGNYQAAASTETEKTLSFALDAGETKYVREEVSMGLMVGRIVLTLDPAEKAQADLPSLRFTGAGTGVAKQ, from the coding sequence GTGAAGCGCATGTTGAAGCTTACGGCAGTCCTGGGAGCCGTCGCCCTGATGGCCGGTTGTGCCGCCACCGGCGCCAAGTACGCGGAAATGTCATCCGCGATCCCGCGGATCCCTTCCGGCGAAGGCCGTGTGTACTTCCTGCGCTCGTCGTCGTTTGTGGGCGCGGGGGTACAACCTGAGATCCGCTTGAACGGTCAGGTCGTCGGCAAATCCCAGCCGGGTGGATTCTTCTACGTCGACCGCCCGCAGGGCAACTACCAGGCAGCGGCGTCGACCGAGACGGAAAAAACCTTGAGTTTTGCACTTGATGCCGGCGAAACGAAATACGTGCGGGAAGAAGTCTCGATGGGCCTGATGGTCGGCCGCATCGTGCTGACGCTGGACCCGGCTGAAAAGGCGCAGGCGGATTTGCCGTCATTACGCTTTACCGGTGCCGGCACGGGTGTGGCAAAGCAATAA
- a CDS encoding DUF4189 domain-containing protein, with protein sequence MKIHPRCFSSHLYALAFAGITLMTMTTAAQAEPHVCPGGAGNGEVFLGMDPGGPGVAPAPLCDWASQGPAATPKPRRDPEYWGDPNRKTDLPKGWTASVEGIDKPVLGVAKGKASRAEAIKAAMEDCRRQGATRCELLAATNPDE encoded by the coding sequence ATGAAAATCCATCCCCGTTGTTTCAGCAGCCATCTGTACGCCTTGGCATTTGCTGGAATCACGCTGATGACAATGACGACGGCAGCCCAGGCGGAACCGCACGTCTGTCCTGGCGGCGCGGGAAATGGTGAAGTTTTTCTCGGTATGGATCCAGGTGGACCGGGGGTTGCCCCTGCACCTCTTTGTGATTGGGCCAGCCAAGGACCGGCTGCGACACCCAAACCGCGGCGCGATCCCGAATACTGGGGAGACCCCAATCGCAAAACGGATCTGCCAAAAGGTTGGACCGCCTCCGTGGAAGGGATCGATAAACCTGTGCTTGGTGTTGCCAAGGGCAAGGCGAGCCGCGCTGAGGCGATCAAGGCCGCGATGGAAGACTGTCGACGACAAGGAGCCACTCGTTGTGAGCTTCTGGCCGCAACCAACCCCGACGAGTAG
- a CDS encoding MFS transporter, with translation MSSTVTPAPGGAASAPFPAERALAYRKIAVRLIPFLVFLFVLAWIDRVNIGFAKLQMLQDLQFSETVYGLGAGIFFIGYFLFEVPSNLLLEKIGARRTLARITILWGLASMAMIFVKTPTQFYVLRFLLGVFEAGFFPGVVLYLTYWFPADRRARINGYFMTSFAIAGVVGGPIAGFVMSVMSGVEGLANWQWLFVIEGIPSVLAGFAVLAWLPEKPVNAKWLNDRERTLVTRELEQESRDPAKHSSLRDAFNGRVWLCALIYFCIVSGNATIAFWTPSIIKELGVQGNFQIGLVSAIPFILGTIAMVLNGIHSDRTGERRMHSVVASVVAAAGLAATGYFLGSPVTALYALSFAAIGILAAFPVFWSLPAAFLTGTAAAGGIALINSVGNLAGFAAPYLMGWLKDRTGSLASGLYSVGLMELCAAILVLLFIKVKRDTPRA, from the coding sequence ATGTCGTCCACCGTTACCCCGGCGCCGGGTGGAGCAGCCAGCGCGCCATTCCCGGCCGAACGCGCGCTTGCCTATCGCAAGATCGCCGTACGCCTGATTCCTTTCCTGGTATTCCTGTTCGTGCTGGCGTGGATCGATCGCGTCAATATCGGCTTCGCCAAGCTGCAGATGCTGCAGGACCTGCAATTCAGCGAAACCGTCTACGGACTGGGCGCGGGCATCTTCTTCATCGGCTACTTCCTGTTCGAAGTGCCCAGCAACCTGCTGCTGGAAAAGATCGGCGCACGCCGCACGCTGGCGCGCATCACCATCCTGTGGGGCCTGGCCTCCATGGCGATGATCTTCGTCAAGACCCCGACGCAGTTCTACGTGCTGCGCTTCCTGCTGGGCGTATTCGAAGCCGGTTTCTTCCCCGGCGTCGTGCTGTACCTGACCTACTGGTTTCCCGCCGATCGGCGCGCGCGCATCAATGGCTACTTCATGACGTCCTTCGCCATCGCCGGCGTGGTGGGCGGCCCGATCGCCGGCTTCGTGATGAGCGTGATGTCGGGCGTCGAAGGCCTGGCGAACTGGCAATGGCTGTTCGTGATCGAGGGCATCCCCTCGGTGCTGGCCGGTTTCGCCGTGCTCGCGTGGTTGCCGGAAAAGCCTGTCAACGCCAAGTGGCTGAACGACAGGGAGCGTACCCTCGTGACGCGCGAACTCGAGCAGGAAAGCCGCGATCCCGCCAAGCATTCGTCGCTGCGCGACGCCTTCAATGGCCGCGTGTGGTTGTGCGCGCTGATCTACTTCTGCATCGTCAGCGGCAACGCGACCATCGCATTCTGGACGCCGTCCATCATCAAGGAACTGGGCGTGCAGGGCAACTTCCAGATCGGCCTGGTGTCGGCGATTCCGTTCATCCTGGGCACCATCGCCATGGTCCTGAACGGCATCCATTCCGATCGCACCGGCGAGCGCCGCATGCACAGCGTGGTGGCCAGCGTCGTGGCGGCGGCGGGCCTGGCCGCGACCGGCTACTTCCTGGGCAGCCCGGTGACCGCGCTGTATGCGCTGTCGTTCGCCGCCATCGGCATCCTGGCGGCCTTCCCGGTCTTCTGGTCCTTGCCCGCGGCCTTCCTGACCGGCACCGCCGCGGCGGGCGGCATCGCCCTCATCAACTCCGTCGGCAACCTGGCGGGCTTTGCCGCGCCTTACCTGATGGGTTGGCTGAAGGACAGGACCGGCAGCCTGGCGTCCGGCCTGTATAGCGTCGGGTTGATGGAGCTGTGCGCCGCGATCCTCGTGCTGCTGTTCATCAAAGTCAAGCGCGACACACCGCGCGCGTGA
- a CDS encoding amidase — MQTIKPIRQLQADLQAGRITSEKLVEQSLALIESYRQAGGAAYLHVDAESALQAARASDAARRAGNVPSPIAGLPVSIKDLFDVRGQVTSAGSRALAGAAPATQDAAAVARLRAAGAVLLGRTNMSEFAFSGLGLNPHYGTPRAPHDEARVAGGSTSGGAVSVAKGMAVATLGTDTGGSIRIPAAFCGLTGFKPTSHRVSLQGGVPLSRTLDSAGPLARTVDCCAIMDRILSGEALDARPASIKGLRLYVTRDFVFDGVDAAVASAFDAAVARLAGLGAQIVPFDFPELKDIPSINGGGGFTAAEAWHWHRELLSTRGEVYDQRVAMRIRRGEKQSAADYITLIDERARVMAAAADRLRDADAWLMPTVAVLPPRVDDLQADEAFFSVNGLVLRNTSVINFLDGCGVSLPTGQPGIGLAVCGLRGADARVLQVAGAIEPALAA; from the coding sequence ATGCAGACCATCAAGCCCATCAGGCAGTTGCAGGCCGATCTCCAGGCCGGCCGCATCACCAGCGAAAAGCTCGTCGAGCAGTCGCTGGCGCTTATCGAGTCATACCGTCAGGCGGGCGGGGCGGCCTATCTGCACGTGGATGCGGAATCAGCGCTGCAGGCGGCGCGCGCCAGCGATGCCGCGCGCCGCGCCGGCAACGTGCCGTCGCCCATCGCGGGCCTGCCCGTCTCGATCAAGGACTTGTTCGATGTGCGGGGCCAGGTGACGTCGGCGGGCTCGCGCGCGCTGGCGGGGGCCGCGCCCGCCACGCAGGATGCCGCCGCCGTCGCGCGCCTGCGGGCCGCGGGCGCGGTGCTGCTGGGCCGCACCAATATGAGCGAGTTCGCCTTTTCCGGGCTCGGCCTGAATCCGCACTACGGTACCCCGCGCGCACCGCACGATGAAGCGCGCGTGGCTGGCGGCTCCACGTCCGGCGGCGCCGTGAGCGTCGCCAAGGGCATGGCGGTGGCCACCTTGGGTACGGACACCGGCGGCTCCATTCGCATCCCGGCGGCATTCTGCGGTCTCACCGGTTTCAAGCCGACGTCGCATCGCGTGTCGTTGCAGGGCGGGGTGCCGCTCTCGCGCACGCTGGATTCGGCGGGGCCGCTGGCGCGCACGGTCGATTGCTGCGCCATCATGGACCGCATCCTGAGCGGCGAGGCCTTGGACGCCCGGCCGGCCTCGATCAAGGGGCTGCGCCTGTACGTCACGCGCGATTTCGTTTTCGACGGCGTCGATGCCGCCGTGGCCTCGGCGTTCGACGCAGCGGTGGCCAGGTTGGCCGGCCTGGGCGCGCAGATCGTGCCCTTCGATTTTCCGGAGTTGAAGGATATCCCGTCGATCAACGGCGGTGGCGGCTTCACGGCGGCCGAGGCCTGGCATTGGCATCGTGAATTGCTGTCCACCCGGGGCGAGGTGTATGACCAGCGCGTCGCCATGCGCATCCGTCGTGGAGAAAAGCAGTCGGCGGCGGATTACATCACGCTGATCGACGAGCGCGCGCGGGTGATGGCGGCGGCGGCCGACCGCCTGCGCGACGCCGATGCGTGGCTGATGCCGACGGTCGCGGTGCTGCCCCCGCGCGTCGACGATCTGCAGGCCGACGAGGCTTTCTTTTCCGTCAATGGCCTCGTGTTGCGCAATACCAGCGTGATCAATTTCCTGGACGGCTGCGGGGTGTCGCTGCCGACCGGGCAGCCCGGCATCGGCCTGGCGGTCTGCGGCCTGCGCGGCGCGGATGCGCGGGTGCTGCAAGTGGCGGGCGCGATCGAGCCGGCGTTGGCCGCCTAG